From Caretta caretta isolate rCarCar2 chromosome 16, rCarCar1.hap1, whole genome shotgun sequence, the proteins below share one genomic window:
- the EGFL7 gene encoding epidermal growth factor-like protein 7 isoform X4 — protein MQRISCLLTGFVLILGVTSTERFAQSGRRVCSVEMQKRAASYVESHVQPVYQPYLTTCQGHWLCSSYRTTYKVAYRLAYRRFSQPMYMCCPGWRRANAHAVGCSKAICRVPCQNGGSCSAPDRCTCPPGWRGKSCQTDVDECAGPHHGCSQHCVNTRGSYGCACRAGHRLSADGKSCHASAPPTETEASAFPALNRSGASSEMKEEMQALRSRVEVLEQKLQLLLAPFHNLMPSAADDVSTDPISQLFYALRQLDRIESLSEQISFLEERLETCSCKNER, from the exons ATGCAGAGAATCAGCTGCCTCCTCACGGGATTTGTCTTAATCCTTGGTGTGACCAGCACTGAGCGTTTTGCCCAGTCAGG CCGCAGGGTGTGCTCTGTAGAGATGCAGAAGAGAGCCGCTTCGTATGTGGAGTCCCACGTGCAGCCTGTCTACCAGCCCTACCTCACAACGTGCCAGGGACACTGGCTCTGCAGTTCGTACAG AACCACATACAAGGTTGCCTATCGCCTGGCCTACAGGAGGTTTTCCCAGCCCATGTATATGTGCTGCCCCGGATGGAGACGGGCAAATGCCCACGCAGTCGGATGCAGCAAAG CCATTTGCAGGGTGCCCTGTCAAAATGGAGGGAGCTGCTCAGCCCCAGACAGATGCACCTGTCCCCCAGGCTGGAGGGGGAAATCCTGCCAGACAG ATGTGGATGAATGCGCTGGCCCGCACCACGGCTGCAGCCAGCATTGTGTCAACACGCGTGGGAGCTATGGTTGTGCCTGTCGGGCTGGGCACAGGCTCTCCGCCGATGGGAAATCATGCCATGCTTCGGCACCGCCCACTGAGACAGAGGCCTCTGCCTTCCCCGCCCTCAATCGATCAG GCGCCTCCAGTGAAATGAAGGAAGAAATGCAAGCCCTCAGGAGCCGGGTGGAAGTGCTGGAGCAG AAACTCCAGTTACTCTTGGCTCCATTCCATAACCTCATGCCATCAGCAGCGGATGATGTCAGCACCGACCCCATCAGCCAGCTGTTCTACGCCCTGCGGCAGCTGGATAGAATTGAGTCCCTGAGTGAGCAGATCTCTTTCCTGGAGGAGCGACTGGAGACGT GTTCATGTAAGAACGAACGCTAA
- the EGFL7 gene encoding epidermal growth factor-like protein 7 isoform X2, with translation MQRISCLLTGFVLILGVTSTERFAQSGRRVCSVEMQKRAASYVESHVQPVYQPYLTTCQGHWLCSSYRTTYKVAYRLAYRRFSQPMYMCCPGWRRANAHAVGCSKGISDQLWAGLRTSYIHWEQLFAHVVSLLAHGIGAFTAFALSICRVPCQNGGSCSAPDRCTCPPGWRGKSCQTDVDECAGPHHGCSQHCVNTRGSYGCACRAGHRLSADGKSCHASAPPTETEASAFPALNRSGASSEMKEEMQALRSRVEVLEQKLQLLLAPFHNLMPSAADDVSTDPISQLFYALRQLDRIESLSEQISFLEERLETCSCKNER, from the exons ATGCAGAGAATCAGCTGCCTCCTCACGGGATTTGTCTTAATCCTTGGTGTGACCAGCACTGAGCGTTTTGCCCAGTCAGG CCGCAGGGTGTGCTCTGTAGAGATGCAGAAGAGAGCCGCTTCGTATGTGGAGTCCCACGTGCAGCCTGTCTACCAGCCCTACCTCACAACGTGCCAGGGACACTGGCTCTGCAGTTCGTACAG AACCACATACAAGGTTGCCTATCGCCTGGCCTACAGGAGGTTTTCCCAGCCCATGTATATGTGCTGCCCCGGATGGAGACGGGCAAATGCCCACGCAGTCGGATGCAGCAAAG GGATCTCTGACCAACTCTGGGCCGGATTGCGAACCTCTTACATCCACTGGGAGCAGCTATTTGCACACGTCGTCTCGTTGCTGGCCCATGGGATCGGGGCGTTCACAGCCTTTGCCCTCT CCATTTGCAGGGTGCCCTGTCAAAATGGAGGGAGCTGCTCAGCCCCAGACAGATGCACCTGTCCCCCAGGCTGGAGGGGGAAATCCTGCCAGACAG ATGTGGATGAATGCGCTGGCCCGCACCACGGCTGCAGCCAGCATTGTGTCAACACGCGTGGGAGCTATGGTTGTGCCTGTCGGGCTGGGCACAGGCTCTCCGCCGATGGGAAATCATGCCATGCTTCGGCACCGCCCACTGAGACAGAGGCCTCTGCCTTCCCCGCCCTCAATCGATCAG GCGCCTCCAGTGAAATGAAGGAAGAAATGCAAGCCCTCAGGAGCCGGGTGGAAGTGCTGGAGCAG AAACTCCAGTTACTCTTGGCTCCATTCCATAACCTCATGCCATCAGCAGCGGATGATGTCAGCACCGACCCCATCAGCCAGCTGTTCTACGCCCTGCGGCAGCTGGATAGAATTGAGTCCCTGAGTGAGCAGATCTCTTTCCTGGAGGAGCGACTGGAGACGT GTTCATGTAAGAACGAACGCTAA
- the EGFL7 gene encoding epidermal growth factor-like protein 7 isoform X1 has translation MQRISCLLTGFVLILGVTSTERFAQSGRRVCSVEMQKRAASYVESHVQPVYQPYLTTCQGHWLCSSYRTTYKVAYRLAYRRFSQPMYMCCPGWRRANAHAVGCSKGISDQLWAGLRTSYIHWEQLFAHVVSLLAHGIGAFTAFALSICRVPCQNGGSCSAPDRCTCPPGWRGKSCQTDVDECAGPHHGCSQHCVNTRGSYGCACRAGHRLSADGKSCHASAPPTETEASAFPALNRSGASSEMKEEMQALRSRVEVLEQVSSRQRAQTETQKLQLLLAPFHNLMPSAADDVSTDPISQLFYALRQLDRIESLSEQISFLEERLETCSCKNER, from the exons ATGCAGAGAATCAGCTGCCTCCTCACGGGATTTGTCTTAATCCTTGGTGTGACCAGCACTGAGCGTTTTGCCCAGTCAGG CCGCAGGGTGTGCTCTGTAGAGATGCAGAAGAGAGCCGCTTCGTATGTGGAGTCCCACGTGCAGCCTGTCTACCAGCCCTACCTCACAACGTGCCAGGGACACTGGCTCTGCAGTTCGTACAG AACCACATACAAGGTTGCCTATCGCCTGGCCTACAGGAGGTTTTCCCAGCCCATGTATATGTGCTGCCCCGGATGGAGACGGGCAAATGCCCACGCAGTCGGATGCAGCAAAG GGATCTCTGACCAACTCTGGGCCGGATTGCGAACCTCTTACATCCACTGGGAGCAGCTATTTGCACACGTCGTCTCGTTGCTGGCCCATGGGATCGGGGCGTTCACAGCCTTTGCCCTCT CCATTTGCAGGGTGCCCTGTCAAAATGGAGGGAGCTGCTCAGCCCCAGACAGATGCACCTGTCCCCCAGGCTGGAGGGGGAAATCCTGCCAGACAG ATGTGGATGAATGCGCTGGCCCGCACCACGGCTGCAGCCAGCATTGTGTCAACACGCGTGGGAGCTATGGTTGTGCCTGTCGGGCTGGGCACAGGCTCTCCGCCGATGGGAAATCATGCCATGCTTCGGCACCGCCCACTGAGACAGAGGCCTCTGCCTTCCCCGCCCTCAATCGATCAG GCGCCTCCAGTGAAATGAAGGAAGAAATGCAAGCCCTCAGGAGCCGGGTGGAAGTGCTGGAGCAGGTGAGCTCCCGTCAGCGAGCGCAGACAGAGACGCAG AAACTCCAGTTACTCTTGGCTCCATTCCATAACCTCATGCCATCAGCAGCGGATGATGTCAGCACCGACCCCATCAGCCAGCTGTTCTACGCCCTGCGGCAGCTGGATAGAATTGAGTCCCTGAGTGAGCAGATCTCTTTCCTGGAGGAGCGACTGGAGACGT GTTCATGTAAGAACGAACGCTAA
- the EGFL7 gene encoding epidermal growth factor-like protein 7 isoform X3, with amino-acid sequence MQRISCLLTGFVLILGVTSTERFAQSGRRVCSVEMQKRAASYVESHVQPVYQPYLTTCQGHWLCSSYRTTYKVAYRLAYRRFSQPMYMCCPGWRRANAHAVGCSKAICRVPCQNGGSCSAPDRCTCPPGWRGKSCQTDVDECAGPHHGCSQHCVNTRGSYGCACRAGHRLSADGKSCHASAPPTETEASAFPALNRSGASSEMKEEMQALRSRVEVLEQVSSRQRAQTETQKLQLLLAPFHNLMPSAADDVSTDPISQLFYALRQLDRIESLSEQISFLEERLETCSCKNER; translated from the exons ATGCAGAGAATCAGCTGCCTCCTCACGGGATTTGTCTTAATCCTTGGTGTGACCAGCACTGAGCGTTTTGCCCAGTCAGG CCGCAGGGTGTGCTCTGTAGAGATGCAGAAGAGAGCCGCTTCGTATGTGGAGTCCCACGTGCAGCCTGTCTACCAGCCCTACCTCACAACGTGCCAGGGACACTGGCTCTGCAGTTCGTACAG AACCACATACAAGGTTGCCTATCGCCTGGCCTACAGGAGGTTTTCCCAGCCCATGTATATGTGCTGCCCCGGATGGAGACGGGCAAATGCCCACGCAGTCGGATGCAGCAAAG CCATTTGCAGGGTGCCCTGTCAAAATGGAGGGAGCTGCTCAGCCCCAGACAGATGCACCTGTCCCCCAGGCTGGAGGGGGAAATCCTGCCAGACAG ATGTGGATGAATGCGCTGGCCCGCACCACGGCTGCAGCCAGCATTGTGTCAACACGCGTGGGAGCTATGGTTGTGCCTGTCGGGCTGGGCACAGGCTCTCCGCCGATGGGAAATCATGCCATGCTTCGGCACCGCCCACTGAGACAGAGGCCTCTGCCTTCCCCGCCCTCAATCGATCAG GCGCCTCCAGTGAAATGAAGGAAGAAATGCAAGCCCTCAGGAGCCGGGTGGAAGTGCTGGAGCAGGTGAGCTCCCGTCAGCGAGCGCAGACAGAGACGCAG AAACTCCAGTTACTCTTGGCTCCATTCCATAACCTCATGCCATCAGCAGCGGATGATGTCAGCACCGACCCCATCAGCCAGCTGTTCTACGCCCTGCGGCAGCTGGATAGAATTGAGTCCCTGAGTGAGCAGATCTCTTTCCTGGAGGAGCGACTGGAGACGT GTTCATGTAAGAACGAACGCTAA